The Tigriopus californicus strain San Diego chromosome 5, Tcal_SD_v2.1, whole genome shotgun sequence genome includes a region encoding these proteins:
- the LOC131881204 gene encoding uncharacterized protein LOC131881204, giving the protein MRLLFLPLVLMMILGQTVQSLSIFEHLSAILRNDLRCDFVFINGTPKDTGQPWPNLVTSLQLESLAPFVTTHWLHTTCLVLVEDIASPQEYEQLLTMFQKLAVSKRVLVSRVPRNVSQYEDNLHLSFTAVVPKFESNVGEEAHLVFKPIQSLQGRKLKVLHTSPWPHLVLTEVNGSSVATGGTNILYTNAMSEKFGFTYSVTRLLWYKKVNNGVATGLFPSIQAREGDLGLGEPIITHERFTEADFSTYTYLWDLGIKTLKPKEKDPATTLLLVFDVYTWSALAVLTTTISLFLIAADYISQSRHEVDIFHSLSLALVSPLQESLPNRLFHFTEFQARYVTLFFWLIMGNVISMAYRSNLLAALATKEYDKPLQNAEEVLDSGMRVYALAGALLSQGIRDSSRPVFQAIYRDLVVGKGGLYDSGVDRTLMNLEVERGESLMVGSRAGTERDYKFVFIDDSFIKGFTGMIAPKGSQVLQMVDPVIQRLQAAGIISKWESSFFFEDYLVSAWAGDVEFKETTKEKPLDFIIFRLTFTLFAIGMCLSGLAFIGEITNADRLQKRVLNVM; this is encoded by the exons ATGAGGCTGCTTTTCTTAcctttggttttgatgatgatcttggGCCAAACGGTTCAAAGTCTCTCAATCTTCGAGCACTTGAGCGCAATTTTGAGGAATGATCTTCGATGTGATTTCGTCTTCATCAATGGAACACCCAAGGATACGGGTCAGCCATGGCCAAACTTAGTCACTTCTCTTCAACTGGAAAGTTTGGCACCATTCGTCACGACACATTGGCTACACACAACGTGTTTGGTATTAGTCGAGGATATTGCCTCCCCCCAAGAATATGAGCAATTATTGACTATGTTCCAAAAACTGGCCGTATCCAAGCGAGTGCTCGTGTCTAGAGTTCCAAGGAATGTCTCTCAATACGAGGATAATCTTCACCTGAGTTTCACGGCGGTGGTCCCAAAGTTCGAGAGTAATGTGGGTGAAGAGGCTCATTTGGTATTCAAGCCAATCCAGTCACTGCAAGGTCGGAAGTTGAAGGTTCTTCACACGAGTCCGTGGCCTCACCTGGTCTTGACTGAAGTGAACGGGTCCTCGGTTGCTACGGGAGGCACGAACATCCTCTATACTAATGCCATGAGTGAAAAATTTGGGTTTACTTATTCGGTCACCCGTTTACTGTGGTATAAGAAAGTTAACAATGGAGTGGCCACTGGATTGTTTCCATCC ATCCAAGCCAGAGAGGGTGATCTCGGATTAGGAGAGCCCATTATCACACATGAGAGATTCACCGAGGCTGATTTCAGTACCTACACATACTTATGGGACTTAGGTATCAAAACCCTCAAGCCCAAGGAAAAAGACCCGGCCACTACTTTACTACTTGTATTTGACGTCTACACCTGGTCAGCATTGGCGGTTTTAACCACCACCATTTCGTTGTTTCTTATTGCGGCGGATTATATTTCCCAAAGCCGACACGAGGTAGACATATTCCACTCCCTTTCGCTTGCTCTGGTCTCTCCGCTTCAAGAAAGCTTGCCCAATCGGTTGTTTCATTTCACCGAATTCCAAGCTCGCTACGTCACCCTGTTCTTCTGGCTGATCATGGGCAACGTGATTTCCATGGCTTACCGCTCGAATCTTTTGGCAGCATTGGCAACAAAGGAATACGACAAGCCCTTACAAAACGCTGAAGAAGTTCTGGATTCGGGAATGAGAGTCTATGCCTTGGCCGGAGCTCTACTCTCCCAAGGGATTCGAGATTCGTCTCGACCGGTTTTTCAAGCCATATACCGCGATCTGGTCGTTGGCAAAGGAGGATTATATGATTCTGGCGTTGATCGGACTctaatgaatttggaggtCGAAAGAGGCGAATCCTTGATGGTCGGGTCACGAGCTGGGACTGAACGGGATTATAAGTTCGTGTTCATTGACGATAGCTTCATAAAGGGTTTCACGGGTATGATTGCTCCCAAGGGTAGCCAGGTGCTGCAAATGGTCGACCCCGTGATTCAGCGACTCCAAGCGGCAGGAATCATCAGCAAATGGGAGagttcctttttctttgagGATTACTTAGTTTCGGCTTGGGCAGGAGATGTGGAGTTTAAAGAAACGACTAAAGAAAAACCCTTGGACTTCATCATTTTCCGGCTGACATTCACACTTTTTGCTATCGGGATGTGCCTGTCGGGTTTGGCTTTCATTGGAGAGATCACCAATGCTGATCGTTTACAGAAAAGGGTCCTCAACGTGATGTAA
- the LOC131881203 gene encoding kinesin-like protein KIF11-A, producing MSGSVSTPNPGPANASGVRSSHKKCENAAGQNIQVYVRVRPLNGDERNARSSSVVSCPGAREVSVQEKPFSHLTKTFNFDKVFAEDSRQTDVSKVVVHPLIKQVLRGYNCTVFAYGQTGTGKTYTMEGLKDFEGSWADDPDAGIIPRSLVEIFEARDKGGFDKDCFQIKVSFLELYNEEIFDLLCKGMDLDRKYKIFEDSAKKGSVIVHGLEERVVQTKEQVLRILEEGSLKRTTAATKMNASSSRSHTIFTITVTITEKSIVGQEKFIEGKLNLVDLAGSENIGRSGAVDKRAREAGKINESLLTLGRVINSLVKKESHIPYRESKLTRLLQDSLGGRTKTSIIATISPASINVEETLSTLDYAHRAKNITNRPEVNQKIPVASKLAEMQARVDQIRRELDEQRERDGGVFMSQEKKEELEKKGQELEQLRKEFRELASLFDLKTSENAKLQEDLTDTIKQLEEKSVILYKTQEEKEVQEHLVDRHKDTEEKIKGQAFELREVADQQYSDLDKLHASRERKSELEKQNAKVTSKFQSQSVNRFVRMETLLDERGQTQDKLCNIVTVKQNDVVKMSETFGQDTVEELAKTNDDVKQVMTKVDSLAASHMKSEQEFLSQMLQGTKQKMDRQSSTLQKHLTNTLSVTQEQETSLRRQQSSMDSMIDAFKKHVSMDESLTSSFKDFLAEIMLTTDKKQIECFANAKTVSINNEDTMNALVETLDAKERKMEKDMTQLTDILNANRAEYKAMFEDLRSSINTIRTNVRSAQKEHTESSTIVSGALESIRQRSHAFDNGHEEIGIKTMGHVNDLYQDQLAAFKVVQGGLNRIREDEKTFVAQAQEDEKARYLGMEQELRVRSDEAPQQMQTLQEHTRSVQKLSAESLKALERKTESHQSMIVKWNKEGLSDFDGCCSQIKDYDQKLRNEVLEARHKESLYFTKELQNDRPTGETPGRIERAYPKTIIEGTPDELRIRRYRQTRDLGAAMRLKIDEDDDDDLDTDSVYSASTNVTESDVFHENNSSREISRQNSNVEESMVTNVSRISSGTEEPGYVSDAENKEPGEHKFAHPGSKLKPPKTYPATSAPSVGSRSRSSSRTRKILTQSN from the exons CCCTCTTAACGGTGACGAACGCAATGCCCGCAGTTCGTCGGTCGTGTCCTGTCCAGGGGCTCGAGAGGTCTCGGTCCAAGAGAAACCCTTTTCCCATCTCACCAAGACCTTCAACTTCGACAAGGTCTTTGCCGAAGATTCACGACAG ACGGACGTGAGCAAAGTTGTTGTCCATCCTTTGATTAAGCAAGTCCTTCGAGGTTACAACTGCACCGTATTCGCCTATGGTCAGACGGGAACGGGCAAAACTTACACCATGGAGGGACTGAAGGACTTTGAAGGTTCTTGGGCTGATGATCCGGATGCGGGCATCATTCCGCGGTCTTTGGTCGAAATTTTTGAAGCTCGTGACAAAGGCGGATTTGATAAGGATTGCTTCCAAATCAAAGTGTCCTTCCTTGAGCTCTATAACGAGGAAATTTTCGATCTTTTGTGCAAGGGAATGGACCTAGATCGGAAATA TAAAATTTTCGAAGACAGTGCAAAAAAGGGCTCTGTGATCGTGCACGGCTTAGAAGAGCGTGTGGTTCAAACCAAGGAACAAGTGCTCCGAATTTTGGAGGAAGGATCGCTCAAGCGAACCACGGCGGCCACTAAAATGAATGCCTCCTCTTCGCGATCCCACACTATCTTCACCATCACAGTGACCATCACTGAGAAATCCATTGTCGGTCAAGAAAAGTTCATCGAAGGCAAGTTGAATCTGGTGGATTTGGCTGGGTCTGAAAATATCGGGCGTTCTGGAGCTGTGGATAAACGCGCCCGCGAGGCTGGTAAAATCAACGAGAGCCTCCTGACCTTAGGTCGAGTCATCAATAGTTTGGTGAAGAAGGAATCCCACATTCCTTATAG AGAATCCAAGTTGACTCGCTTGCTCCAAGATTCCTTGGGAGGTCGTACCAAGACCTCGATCATTGCCACCATTTCACCTGCTTCTATCAATGTCGAGGAAACTCTGTCCACCTTGGACTATGCCCACCGAGCAAAGAACATTACAAACAGACCCGAAGTCAACCAGAAGATCCCCGTGGCCTCCAAACTCGCG GAAATGCAAGCACGTGTGGATCAGATCCGGCGAGAATTGGACGAGCAAAGAGAACGAGATGGAGGCGTGTTCATGAGCCAAGAGAAAAAGGAGGAGTTGGAGAAGAAAGGACAAGAACTTGAACAACTGAGGAAAGAATTCCGGGAACTCGCG AGCTTGTTCGACCTGAAAACATCCGAAAACGCGAAACTCCAGGAGGATTTAACCGACACCATCAAGCAATTGGAAGAGAAGAGTGTGATCCTGTACAAGACCCAGGAGGAAAAAGAGGTCCAGGAACATTTGGTGGATCGCCACAAAGACACCGAGGAGAAGATCAAAGGCCAAGCCTTCGAATTGCGAGAGGTGGCTGATCAGCAATATTCCGATTTGGACAAGCTTCATGCTAGTCGAGAGCGAAAAAG CGAGTTGGAGAAACAAAATGCCAAGGTCACCTCCAAGTTCCAATCTCAGTCGGTTAATCGGTTCGTTCGGATGGAGACTTTGTTGGATGAGCGTGGTCAAACCCAAGACAAACTCTGCAACATTGTGACTGTCAAACAGAACGACGTGGTCAAGATGAGCGAAACGTTCGGCCAAGATACCGTCGAAGAGCTCGCCAAAACTAATGACGACGTCAAGCAG GTCATGACCAAAGTTGATAGTTTAGCTGCGTCTCACATGAAGTCGGAGCAAGAGTTCCTGTCCCAAATGCTTCAAGGAACGAAGCAAAAGATGGACAGGCAGAGCTCGACGCTGCAGAAGCACCTCACCAACACCTTGAGTGTGACGCAGGAGCAAGAGACCTCGTTGCGGAGACAGCAATCATCGATGGATTCCATGATCGATGCTTTCAAGAAACAT GTTTCAATGGATGAGAGTTTAACATCCAGCTTTAAGGACTTCCTCGCGGAGATCATGTTGACCACAGACAAGAAGCAAATCGAATGTTTCGCTAACGCCAAAACCGTGTCCATCAACAACGAGGACACAATGAACGCCTTAGTGGAAACCCTAGATGCCAAGGAACGG aaaatggagaaagacATGACTCAATTAACCGATATCCTCAACGCCAACCGTGCGGAGTACAAGGCCATGTTCGAGGATCTTCGCTCGAGTATCAACACTATTCGAACCAATGTCCGATCGGCTCAAAAAGAGCACACCGAATCCAGCACAATCGTCTCTGGAGCTTTGGAGAGCATCCGTCAGCGAAGCCATGCTTTCGATAATGGACACGAGGAGATCGGCATCAAGACCATGGGACACGTCAACGATCTCTATCAAGATCAATTGGCCGCCTTCAAAGTGGTCCAGGGCGGTCTAAACCGGATTCGAGAGGATGAGAAGACATTTGTGGCCCAAGCACAAGAGGACGAGAAGGCCAGATATCTGGGCATGGAACAGGAACTCCGGGTCCGATCCGATGAAGCACCGCAGCAAATGCAGACCTTACAAGAGCACACGAGG AGCGTGCAAAAGCTCAGCGCCGAGTCTCTGAAGGCCTTGGAACGCAAGACAGAGTCCCATCAAAGCATGATcgtcaaatggaacaaggagGGCTTGTCCGACTTTGACGGGTGTTGTTCCCAAATCAAAGACTACGATCAGAAGCTCCGTAACGAGGTGCTGGAGGCTCGCCATAAGGAATCTCTATACTTCACCAAAGAACTGCAGAACGACCGACCCACGGGTGAAACCCCCGGTCGTATCGAGCGAGCCTACCCGAAAACCATCATCGAAGGAACACCAGATGAGTTGCGGATTCGACGATACCGACAAACGCGCGATTTGGGCGCTGCCATGCGGTTGAAGATcgacgaggatgatgacgacgacctGGATACGGACTCGGTGTACTCGGCTTCCACCAATGTCACCGAGAGTGATGTGTTCCATGAGAACAATAGCAGTCGGGAGATCTCGAGACAGAATTCGAATGTGGAAGAGTCGATGGTCACCAATGTGAGCAGGATTAGTAGCGGGACTGAGGAACCTGGATACGTCAGTGATGCC GAGAACAAAGAGCCAGGTGAACACAAGTTTGCTCATCCAGGATCGAAGTTGAAGCCACCAAAGACCTATCCAGCCACATCTGCCCCCTCCGTTGGCTCCCGTTCCAGGAGCTCGAGTCGGACCAGGAAGATCCTCACTCAATCCAACTAA
- the LOC131881206 gene encoding uncharacterized protein LOC131881206 has protein sequence MKFLQTFVILFQYLQGNLMALPCVENPPRPEGYPNSTSGVVLSQDKGPVDEGDQVVYQCPGVKKFNGKNEWTASCRPSGQYEFDPPLLVWPECQCETDLARTQCPEATFTMTYARGSGISPGLDIVLNLTRFATDEPISSFIITILMDMVLQPLDVRSPNAGLILKDSKTVVLSPHEKSDLEQKVINIGIEYTFDAKEVPAWRHPCIAAMECNVEYKSEIGDKIWIIVGGVVGIIVIVFIAVFCIGYCLKKYGSQANISPMDDVS, from the exons ATGAAGTTCCTTCAAACTTTTGTGATTCTATTCCAATATCTGCAAGGTAATCTGATGGCCTTACCCTGCGTTGAGAATCCTCCTCGACCCGAGGGCTATCCAAACAGTACTTCAGGTGTGGTCTTGTCCCAGGATAAGGGCCCAGTTGACGAAGGAGATCAAGTGGTTTACCAATGCCCGGGGGTTAAGAAGTTCAACGGAAAGAACGAATGGACGGCCTCCTGTCGTCCATCAGGCCAATACGAATTTGATCCTCCTCTGCTGGTATGGCCTGAGTGTCAGTGCGAGACGGATCTTGCAAGGACACAATGCCCAGAGGCAACCTTCACCATGACTTATGCACGAGGCTCTG GGATCTCTCCGGGTTTGGATATCGTTCTAAATTTGACGCGTTTTGCTACCGACGAACCCATCAGCTCATTCATCATAACGATCTTGATGGATATGGTGCTGCAACCTTTGGATGTCAGGTCACCCAATGCAGGCCTTATCCTAAAAGACAGCAAAACGGTCGTGCTCTCGCCTCATGAGAAGAGCGATCTCGAGCAAAAAGTAATAAACATTGGAATCGAATACACATTTGATGCCAAAGAAGTTCCTGCCTGGCGTCATCCCTGCATTGCTGCTATGGAGTGCAATGTGGAATATAAGAGCGAAATTGGCGACAAAATTTGGATCATTGTTGGAGGGGTCGTAGGAATAATAGTAATTGTTTTCATCGCTGTGTTCTGCATAGGCTACTGCCTAAAAAAATATGGCTCTCAGGCCAACATATCGCCGATGGACGATGTTTCGTAG
- the LOC131881205 gene encoding WD repeat-containing protein 37-like, whose protein sequence is MPQDKKAKVQQSGPTKAAMMSAAEASTLPPAVRVRLYELFVQIEREFEILYAENVGLQEKIDRLPRQQAHTVSNLSAFNANHASAGGIGGSELVEADALSGNIKFQTVAAGHPTMAGSKTLYAHKIRSHTNKLRAQTNRIMSNLKGQALNCSLVRRYTGHKDGIWEVSVSRMGLPILGTASADHTAMIWGMHSGQPLLQYTGHTGSVNSLRFHPNKELVITASGDGSVHIWQCAVHLYNESSSGRVASSEDELDPGEKEFLGGCSSGLEDDGQFSVLRTPLRSLNGHSGVAIAADWLPGGEQAVTAGWDKLACIWDTQTGELLQQLSGHDEELTHAATHPSSRLVVTSSKDCTFRLWDFRESIHSVSVFQGHQDTVTSAVFTHEANQVVSGSDDRSARIWDLRNMRTPVAMIQSDSSVNRISVSQSGLIAIPFDNRNVRIYDLNGNRIARLPRSSRQGHSRMACCTAWSEETKKPNLFTCGFDRVVLGWSVKPREVKDDASHKLNLSLKGNREPGSNKESHLGKENHPQSKH, encoded by the exons ATGCCTCAGGACAAGAAGGCCAAAGTTCAACAAAGCGGACCAACCAAAGCAGCCATGATGAGTGCTGCCGAGGCATCCACTTTACCCCCTGCTGTCCGGGTCCGATTATACGAACTCTTTGTTCAGATAGAAAGGGAATTTGAGATCCTGTATGCAGAAAATGTGGGCCTTCAAGAAAAGATTGATCGCCTACCCCGCCAACAAGCCCATACCGTGTCCAATCTTAGCGCCTTCAATGCCAATCACGCAAGCGCTGGAGGGATTGGTGGATCTGAACTAGTTGAAGCAGATGCCTTGTCTGGCAACATCAAATTCCAGACAGTGGCAGCAGGTCATCCGACAATGGCAGGTTCAAAGACATTGTACGCTCACAAGATCAGGTCACACACAAACAAGCTTCGCGCTCAAACCAACCGAATCATGTCCAACTTGAAAGGACAAGCCTTGAACTGCTCCTTAGTAAGGCGATATACCGGACACAAAGACGGCATTTGGGAGGTTTCTGTGTCCCGAATGGGTCTACCTATTCTGGGCACTGCAAGCGCCGACCACACCGCCATGATATGGGGCATGCATTCCGGTCAGCCTCTCCTTCAATACACAGGCCACACTGGATCCGTCAATTCATTACGTTTCCATCCGAACAAAGAATTAGTCATTACAGCAAGTGGAGACGGAAGCGTTCACATCTGGCAATGTGCAGTCCACTTATACAACGAATCGTCTTCTGGGCGAGTGGCCTCATCTGAGGACGAACTGGACCCCGGGGAGAAAGAGTTTCTAGGAGGCTGTAGTAGCGGATTGGAAGATGACGGCCAATTCTCCGTCCTAAGGACACCACTTCGATCACTGAATGGCCACAGCGGCGTAGCAATAGCCGCAGATTGGCTCCCGGGCGGAGAACAAGCAGTCACCGCCG GCTGGGACAAACTTGCGTGCATTTGGGACACCCAAACAGGAGAATTGCTCCAACAACTGTCAGGGCATGATGAGGAGTTGACACATGCTGCCACTCATCCCTCCTCACGCCTCGTGGTTACCTCGTCCAAAGACTGTACTTTTAGACTTTGGGACTTCAGAGAATCGATCCATTCTGTATCCGTCTTCCAAGGACATCAGGACACGGTCACCTCTGCCGTGTTCACACACGAGGCCAATCAAGTAGTCTCTGGCTCTGATGACCGATCTGCACGAATTTGGGATCTTCGAAACATGAGGACACCAGTGGCCATGATTCAGTCTGATTCTAGCGTGAATCGAATCTCCGTCTCACAATCAGGTCTCATCGCGATCCCCTTTGACAATCGCAATGTACGGATTTACGACTTGAATGGAAATCGGATCGCTCGATTGCCTCGCAGCTCCCGCCAGGGTCACTCTCGAATGGCCTGTTGCACAGCTTGGTCAGAGGAGACGAAAAAGCCAAATCTATTCACATGCGGTTTCGACAGAGTGGTTCTTGGATGGAGTGTCAAGCCTCGGGAGGTGAAGGACGATGCATCACACAAGTTGAACCTTAGTCTCAAGGGGAATCGAGAGCCGGGATCAAATAAAGAGTCCCATTTGGGAAAGGAGAACCATCCTCAATCCAAACACTAG